A part of Acropora palmata chromosome 6, jaAcrPala1.3, whole genome shotgun sequence genomic DNA contains:
- the LOC141883807 gene encoding uncharacterized protein LOC141883807 isoform X3 produces the protein MSFVSDELASVLKSVYMKEEIAKEDEGNSHSNVEKKENGEVCKEKRSRKHKHKKHSSKSKSREKKKHKRRKHKSRSSSASQSRSRSRSNERENSSKRPRRRSGSQSKSGSRSPEKNDDDDDVEHKKENFLEMTEKTKSVEVVEMGADTRGMVDSGFQEIAEGGATKVENQEGSDVTGGSFDAGAVTVSEQKNDVKCGKLLEGDSNTSNGKTNRSSSEEKVDDEKKRRASGSRSRSRSKEKDCNLKQKKCMSCSQSRTTSSDEKLSRNTRKRQSRSLSRGRKAKRKSRSSSKSRSRSRSRNKSSKKRYKSRSCSKTRNRRRTISKSRSCSRSYSKSRSRSPRWRQSYSRSRRRSPISGNHRRFSPHSWKRGGGHFRHRSHSRSRRSRSRRSISRRRQSRSRSVSRRRRGSRSQSRSRRRSDSRGRRKRSRSRSRSQSYSRGRRRMSVSRDGKRSKTKSRSRSKSKSKEKTGLPDEVPPPAIHNVNTALVSKALNNPDKPVADSLSSQQVKVAKRAGGKTIAELTAFCKKLQEEKETDDNSNGKVDETEQEEAQPVTTHHPFLVKEKPDFTIPPVIFPVNMNKPSLPLVDSSKPLPQQFPVSCGSKHREKESGDNEVSVVADVDGSVIQTQPQPEVFAQVPLEKFDISDLVAKRMEAQRRLQAEPNDIEALLMLQEVQMKMQNWCQSNVKPGQFTGELVKNLLPKEHLKGGFQAWAKKDMFHNLTPVSGGIGMKLLEKMGWKPGQVIGKRGEGCAEPIALTVKIDRKGLSAGKEKVAKKGTTAVMDLQGAEFGIEVVKGQVAAIKRLCS, from the exons ATGAGTTTTGTTTCGGATGAACTTGCTAGTGTTCTGAAATCGGTTTACATGAAGGAGGAAATTGCCAAGGAAGACGAGGGTAATTCACATTCAAACgtagagaaaaaagaaaatggcgaAGTCTGCAAGGAGAAACGCTCGAGAAAGCATAAGCACAAGAAACATTCGTCCAAATCGAAATCTAGGGAGAAAAAGAAGCACAAACGACGAAAGCACAAGTCAAGATCAAGTTCAGCATCGCAGTCGAGGTCGAGATCACGTTCAAACGAAAGAGAAAACTCTTCCAAGCGACCAAGGAGACGGTCTGGATCTCAGTCAAAGTCGGGGTCCAGATcaccagaaaaaaatgacgatgatgatgatgtcgAACACAAGAAGGAGAATTTCCTCGAGATGACAGAGAAGACGAAATCTGTGGAGGTTGTTGAGATGGGAGCAGATACTAGAGGCATGGTTGATTCTGGTTTTCAAGAAATTGCTGAAGGAGGAGctacaaaagttgaaaatcagGAGGGTTCTGATGTAACTGGAGGCAGTTTCGATGCTGGTGCAGTCACTGTGAGCGAACAGAAAAATGACGTGAAATGTGGGAAGTTGTTGGAAGGAGACAGTAACACATCAAATGGAAAAACGAACAGATCATCGTCAGAAGAGAAAGTTGATGATGAAAAGAAGAGAAGGGCTTCAGGTTCTAGGAGTAGATCTAGGTCCAAGGAAAAAGATtgtaatttaaaacaaaagaagtgtaTGTCTTGTTCTCAAAGTAGAACAACATCATCAGATGAGAAGTTGTCaagaaacacaagaaaaagacaatCAAGGTCCCTCTCCAGGGGTAGAAAAGCCAAACGAAAGTCAAGATCAAGCTCAAAGTCCCGATCAAGGTCTCGCTCCAGAAACAAGTCATCTAAAAAAAGATATAAGTCAAGATCATGTTCCAAAACACGAAATCGCAGAAGAACTATTTCAAAATCCAGATCATGTTCTCGTTCTTACAGCAAGTCACGATCCAGGTCACCAAGGTGGAGGCAGTCCTATTCAAGATCAAGAAGAAGGTCTCCCATTTCTGGGAATCATAGACGGTTTTCACCACATTCTTGGAAAAGAGGAGGAGGTCACTTTAGACATAGGTCCCATTCAAGGTCTCGAAGGTCACGCTCAAGAAGAAGTATTTCAAGGAGGAGGCAGTCACGTTCAAGATCTGTGTCAAGGAGACGAAGAGGAAGCAGGTCTCAGTCAAGATCTAGGAGAAGATCTGATTCTCGAGGCAGACGAAAAAGATCTAGATCCAGATCCAGATCCCAGTCTTACTCAAGAGGGAGAAGACGAATGTCAGTTTCCAGAGACGGGAAAAGGAGTAAAACTAAAAGTCGGTCTAGGTCCAAGTCaaaatcaaaagagaaaactggATTACCGGATGAAGTCCCTCCACCGGCAATTCATAATGTAAACACAGCATTGGTAAGCAAAGCATTAAATAATCCTGACAAACCAGTTGCAGACAGTCTTTCATCACAGCAGGTTAAAGTGGCCAAGAGAGCTGGAGGAAAGACTATTGCAGAGTTGACTGCTTTTTGTAAGAAATTACAGGAGGAGAAAGAAACAGATGATAACAGCAATGGCAAGGTCGATGAAACTGAACAAGAAGAAGCTCAGCCAGTTACTACTCATCATCCATTTTTGGTGAAAGAAAAGCCAGATTTCACCATACCACCTGTGATATTTCCT GTGAATATGAATAAGCCAAGTCTTCCTTTGGTAGATTCCAGCAAACCTCTTCCACAACAATTTCCAGTTTCCTGTGGCAGCAAGCACAGGGAAAAAGAGTCTGGAGATAATGAAGTGTCTGTTGTAGCAGATGTGGATGGATCAGTGATTCAAACACAACCGCAGCCGGAGGTGTTTGCTCAAGTGCCCCTGGAG AAGTTTGACATCAGTGATCTTGTGGCTAAACGAATGGAGGCCCAGAGACGGCTTCAAGCAGAGCCAAATGACATAGAGGCCCTACTCATGCTCCAGGAGGTgcaaatgaaaatgcaaaacTGGTGTCAGTCTAATGTTAAACCAGGGCAGTTCACCGGTGAGCTTGTCAAGAACCTTCTCCCAAAGGAGCATCTAAAAGGAGGTTTTCAAGCCTGGGCAAAGAAG GACATGTTCCACAACCTCACACCAGTTAGTGGAGGGATCGGCATGAAGCTGCTGGAGAAGATGGGCTGGAAACCAGGCCAGGTCATTGGGAAGAGAGGAGAAGGATGTGCCGAACCGATTGCTCTTACTGTCAAGATTGACAGGAAAGGACTCAGTGCAGGAAAGGAAAAAGTCGCCAAGAAGGGAACAACTGCAGTGATGGACTTACAAG GGGCAGAATTTGGTATTGAAGTGGTTAAAGGTCAGGTTGCTGCCATAAAGAGATTATGCAGCTGA
- the LOC141883807 gene encoding uncharacterized protein LOC141883807 isoform X2 gives MSFVSDELASVLKSVYMKEEIAKEDEGNSHSNVEKKENGEVCKEKRSRKHKHKKHSSKSKSREKKKHKRRKHKSRSSSASQSRSRSRSNERENSSKRPRRRSGSQSKSGSRSPEKNDDDDDVEHKKENFLEMTEKTKSVEVVEMGADTRGMVDSGFQEIAEGGATKVENQEGSDVTGGSFDAGAVTVSEQKNDVKCGKLLEGDSNTSNGKTNRSSSEEKVDDEKKRRASGSRSRSRSKEKDCNLKQKKCMSCSQSRTTSSDEKLSRNTRKRQSRSLSRGRKAKRKSRSSSKSRSRSRSRNKSSKKRYKSRSCSKTRNRRRTISKSRSCSRSYSKSRSRSPRWRQSYSRSRRRSPISGNHRRFSPHSWKRGGGHFRHRSHSRSRRSRSRRSISRRRQSRSRSVSRRRRGSRSQSRSRRRSDSRGRRKRSRSRSRSQSYSRGRRRMSVSRDGKRSKTKSRSRSKSKSKEKTGLPDEVPPPAIHNVNTALVSKALNNPDKPVADSLSSQQVKVAKRAGGKTIAELTAFCKKLQEEKETDDNSNGKVDETEQEEAQPVTTHHPFLVKEKPDFTIPPVIFPVNMNKPSLPLVDSSKPLPQQFPVSCGSKHREKESGDNEVSVVADVDGSVIQTQPQPEVFAQVPLEKFDISDLVAKRMEAQRRLQAEPNDIEALLMLQEVQMKMQNWCQSNVKPGQFTGELVKNLLPKEHLKGGFQAWAKKDMFHNLTPVSGGIGMKLLEKMGWKPGQVIGKRGEGCAEPIALTVKIDRKGLSAGKEKVAKKGTTAVMDLQVKDTSPLLVTPVHEQFNLQCLLIQCC, from the exons ATGAGTTTTGTTTCGGATGAACTTGCTAGTGTTCTGAAATCGGTTTACATGAAGGAGGAAATTGCCAAGGAAGACGAGGGTAATTCACATTCAAACgtagagaaaaaagaaaatggcgaAGTCTGCAAGGAGAAACGCTCGAGAAAGCATAAGCACAAGAAACATTCGTCCAAATCGAAATCTAGGGAGAAAAAGAAGCACAAACGACGAAAGCACAAGTCAAGATCAAGTTCAGCATCGCAGTCGAGGTCGAGATCACGTTCAAACGAAAGAGAAAACTCTTCCAAGCGACCAAGGAGACGGTCTGGATCTCAGTCAAAGTCGGGGTCCAGATcaccagaaaaaaatgacgatgatgatgatgtcgAACACAAGAAGGAGAATTTCCTCGAGATGACAGAGAAGACGAAATCTGTGGAGGTTGTTGAGATGGGAGCAGATACTAGAGGCATGGTTGATTCTGGTTTTCAAGAAATTGCTGAAGGAGGAGctacaaaagttgaaaatcagGAGGGTTCTGATGTAACTGGAGGCAGTTTCGATGCTGGTGCAGTCACTGTGAGCGAACAGAAAAATGACGTGAAATGTGGGAAGTTGTTGGAAGGAGACAGTAACACATCAAATGGAAAAACGAACAGATCATCGTCAGAAGAGAAAGTTGATGATGAAAAGAAGAGAAGGGCTTCAGGTTCTAGGAGTAGATCTAGGTCCAAGGAAAAAGATtgtaatttaaaacaaaagaagtgtaTGTCTTGTTCTCAAAGTAGAACAACATCATCAGATGAGAAGTTGTCaagaaacacaagaaaaagacaatCAAGGTCCCTCTCCAGGGGTAGAAAAGCCAAACGAAAGTCAAGATCAAGCTCAAAGTCCCGATCAAGGTCTCGCTCCAGAAACAAGTCATCTAAAAAAAGATATAAGTCAAGATCATGTTCCAAAACACGAAATCGCAGAAGAACTATTTCAAAATCCAGATCATGTTCTCGTTCTTACAGCAAGTCACGATCCAGGTCACCAAGGTGGAGGCAGTCCTATTCAAGATCAAGAAGAAGGTCTCCCATTTCTGGGAATCATAGACGGTTTTCACCACATTCTTGGAAAAGAGGAGGAGGTCACTTTAGACATAGGTCCCATTCAAGGTCTCGAAGGTCACGCTCAAGAAGAAGTATTTCAAGGAGGAGGCAGTCACGTTCAAGATCTGTGTCAAGGAGACGAAGAGGAAGCAGGTCTCAGTCAAGATCTAGGAGAAGATCTGATTCTCGAGGCAGACGAAAAAGATCTAGATCCAGATCCAGATCCCAGTCTTACTCAAGAGGGAGAAGACGAATGTCAGTTTCCAGAGACGGGAAAAGGAGTAAAACTAAAAGTCGGTCTAGGTCCAAGTCaaaatcaaaagagaaaactggATTACCGGATGAAGTCCCTCCACCGGCAATTCATAATGTAAACACAGCATTGGTAAGCAAAGCATTAAATAATCCTGACAAACCAGTTGCAGACAGTCTTTCATCACAGCAGGTTAAAGTGGCCAAGAGAGCTGGAGGAAAGACTATTGCAGAGTTGACTGCTTTTTGTAAGAAATTACAGGAGGAGAAAGAAACAGATGATAACAGCAATGGCAAGGTCGATGAAACTGAACAAGAAGAAGCTCAGCCAGTTACTACTCATCATCCATTTTTGGTGAAAGAAAAGCCAGATTTCACCATACCACCTGTGATATTTCCT GTGAATATGAATAAGCCAAGTCTTCCTTTGGTAGATTCCAGCAAACCTCTTCCACAACAATTTCCAGTTTCCTGTGGCAGCAAGCACAGGGAAAAAGAGTCTGGAGATAATGAAGTGTCTGTTGTAGCAGATGTGGATGGATCAGTGATTCAAACACAACCGCAGCCGGAGGTGTTTGCTCAAGTGCCCCTGGAG AAGTTTGACATCAGTGATCTTGTGGCTAAACGAATGGAGGCCCAGAGACGGCTTCAAGCAGAGCCAAATGACATAGAGGCCCTACTCATGCTCCAGGAGGTgcaaatgaaaatgcaaaacTGGTGTCAGTCTAATGTTAAACCAGGGCAGTTCACCGGTGAGCTTGTCAAGAACCTTCTCCCAAAGGAGCATCTAAAAGGAGGTTTTCAAGCCTGGGCAAAGAAG GACATGTTCCACAACCTCACACCAGTTAGTGGAGGGATCGGCATGAAGCTGCTGGAGAAGATGGGCTGGAAACCAGGCCAGGTCATTGGGAAGAGAGGAGAAGGATGTGCCGAACCGATTGCTCTTACTGTCAAGATTGACAGGAAAGGACTCAGTGCAGGAAAGGAAAAAGTCGCCAAGAAGGGAACAACTGCAGTGATGGACTTACAAG TGAAGGACACAAGTCCTTTGTTAGTGACGCCTGTACACGAGCAATTCAATTTGCAATGTCTCTTGATCCAATGTTGCTGA
- the LOC141883807 gene encoding uncharacterized protein LOC141883807 isoform X1 produces MSFVSDELASVLKSVYMKEEIAKEDEGNSHSNVEKKENGEVCKEKRSRKHKHKKHSSKSKSREKKKHKRRKHKSRSSSASQSRSRSRSNERENSSKRPRRRSGSQSKSGSRSPEKNDDDDDVEHKKENFLEMTEKTKSVEVVEMGADTRGMVDSGFQEIAEGGATKVENQEGSDVTGGSFDAGAVTVSEQKNDVKCGKLLEGDSNTSNGKTNRSSSEEKVDDEKKRRASGSRSRSRSKEKDCNLKQKKCMSCSQSRTTSSDEKLSRNTRKRQSRSLSRGRKAKRKSRSSSKSRSRSRSRNKSSKKRYKSRSCSKTRNRRRTISKSRSCSRSYSKSRSRSPRWRQSYSRSRRRSPISGNHRRFSPHSWKRGGGHFRHRSHSRSRRSRSRRSISRRRQSRSRSVSRRRRGSRSQSRSRRRSDSRGRRKRSRSRSRSQSYSRGRRRMSVSRDGKRSKTKSRSRSKSKSKEKTGLPDEVPPPAIHNVNTALVSKALNNPDKPVADSLSSQQVKVAKRAGGKTIAELTAFCKKLQEEKETDDNSNGKVDETEQEEAQPVTTHHPFLVKEKPDFTIPPVIFPVNMNKPSLPLVDSSKPLPQQFPVSCGSKHREKESGDNEVSVVADVDGSVIQTQPQPEVFAQVPLEKFDISDLVAKRMEAQRRLQAEPNDIEALLMLQEVQMKMQNWCQSNVKPGQFTGELVKNLLPKEHLKGGFQAWAKKDMFHNLTPVSGGIGMKLLEKMGWKPGQVIGKRGEGCAEPIALTVKIDRKGLSAGKEKVAKKGTTAVMDLQGKHPVSALAEYCSKRKWPLPDYSLVFDQGPAHHKQFLFKVLVNGTEFQPAVVCGNKKQAKAQAAIFALKGLGLIPEDADISAL; encoded by the exons ATGAGTTTTGTTTCGGATGAACTTGCTAGTGTTCTGAAATCGGTTTACATGAAGGAGGAAATTGCCAAGGAAGACGAGGGTAATTCACATTCAAACgtagagaaaaaagaaaatggcgaAGTCTGCAAGGAGAAACGCTCGAGAAAGCATAAGCACAAGAAACATTCGTCCAAATCGAAATCTAGGGAGAAAAAGAAGCACAAACGACGAAAGCACAAGTCAAGATCAAGTTCAGCATCGCAGTCGAGGTCGAGATCACGTTCAAACGAAAGAGAAAACTCTTCCAAGCGACCAAGGAGACGGTCTGGATCTCAGTCAAAGTCGGGGTCCAGATcaccagaaaaaaatgacgatgatgatgatgtcgAACACAAGAAGGAGAATTTCCTCGAGATGACAGAGAAGACGAAATCTGTGGAGGTTGTTGAGATGGGAGCAGATACTAGAGGCATGGTTGATTCTGGTTTTCAAGAAATTGCTGAAGGAGGAGctacaaaagttgaaaatcagGAGGGTTCTGATGTAACTGGAGGCAGTTTCGATGCTGGTGCAGTCACTGTGAGCGAACAGAAAAATGACGTGAAATGTGGGAAGTTGTTGGAAGGAGACAGTAACACATCAAATGGAAAAACGAACAGATCATCGTCAGAAGAGAAAGTTGATGATGAAAAGAAGAGAAGGGCTTCAGGTTCTAGGAGTAGATCTAGGTCCAAGGAAAAAGATtgtaatttaaaacaaaagaagtgtaTGTCTTGTTCTCAAAGTAGAACAACATCATCAGATGAGAAGTTGTCaagaaacacaagaaaaagacaatCAAGGTCCCTCTCCAGGGGTAGAAAAGCCAAACGAAAGTCAAGATCAAGCTCAAAGTCCCGATCAAGGTCTCGCTCCAGAAACAAGTCATCTAAAAAAAGATATAAGTCAAGATCATGTTCCAAAACACGAAATCGCAGAAGAACTATTTCAAAATCCAGATCATGTTCTCGTTCTTACAGCAAGTCACGATCCAGGTCACCAAGGTGGAGGCAGTCCTATTCAAGATCAAGAAGAAGGTCTCCCATTTCTGGGAATCATAGACGGTTTTCACCACATTCTTGGAAAAGAGGAGGAGGTCACTTTAGACATAGGTCCCATTCAAGGTCTCGAAGGTCACGCTCAAGAAGAAGTATTTCAAGGAGGAGGCAGTCACGTTCAAGATCTGTGTCAAGGAGACGAAGAGGAAGCAGGTCTCAGTCAAGATCTAGGAGAAGATCTGATTCTCGAGGCAGACGAAAAAGATCTAGATCCAGATCCAGATCCCAGTCTTACTCAAGAGGGAGAAGACGAATGTCAGTTTCCAGAGACGGGAAAAGGAGTAAAACTAAAAGTCGGTCTAGGTCCAAGTCaaaatcaaaagagaaaactggATTACCGGATGAAGTCCCTCCACCGGCAATTCATAATGTAAACACAGCATTGGTAAGCAAAGCATTAAATAATCCTGACAAACCAGTTGCAGACAGTCTTTCATCACAGCAGGTTAAAGTGGCCAAGAGAGCTGGAGGAAAGACTATTGCAGAGTTGACTGCTTTTTGTAAGAAATTACAGGAGGAGAAAGAAACAGATGATAACAGCAATGGCAAGGTCGATGAAACTGAACAAGAAGAAGCTCAGCCAGTTACTACTCATCATCCATTTTTGGTGAAAGAAAAGCCAGATTTCACCATACCACCTGTGATATTTCCT GTGAATATGAATAAGCCAAGTCTTCCTTTGGTAGATTCCAGCAAACCTCTTCCACAACAATTTCCAGTTTCCTGTGGCAGCAAGCACAGGGAAAAAGAGTCTGGAGATAATGAAGTGTCTGTTGTAGCAGATGTGGATGGATCAGTGATTCAAACACAACCGCAGCCGGAGGTGTTTGCTCAAGTGCCCCTGGAG AAGTTTGACATCAGTGATCTTGTGGCTAAACGAATGGAGGCCCAGAGACGGCTTCAAGCAGAGCCAAATGACATAGAGGCCCTACTCATGCTCCAGGAGGTgcaaatgaaaatgcaaaacTGGTGTCAGTCTAATGTTAAACCAGGGCAGTTCACCGGTGAGCTTGTCAAGAACCTTCTCCCAAAGGAGCATCTAAAAGGAGGTTTTCAAGCCTGGGCAAAGAAG GACATGTTCCACAACCTCACACCAGTTAGTGGAGGGATCGGCATGAAGCTGCTGGAGAAGATGGGCTGGAAACCAGGCCAGGTCATTGGGAAGAGAGGAGAAGGATGTGCCGAACCGATTGCTCTTACTGTCAAGATTGACAGGAAAGGACTCAGTGCAGGAAAGGAAAAAGTCGCCAAGAAGGGAACAACTGCAGTGATGGACTTACAAG GAAAGCACCCTGTGTCTGCATTGGCAGAATACTGCAGCAAGAGGAAGTGGCCTCTTCCTGACTACTCCTTGGTTTTTGATCAAGGTCCCGCCCACCACAAGCAGTTCCTGTTCAAAGTTTTGGTCAATGGAACGGAGTTCCAACCTGCTGTTGTTTGCGGCAACAAGAAACAGGCCAAAGCTCAGGCAGCCATCTTTGCTCTCAAGGGTCTCGGGCTTATACCTGAAGATGCCGACATTTCCGCACTTTAA